ATGTCCATTCAGTCCATTCAGATCgacagctgactttattttatttccgcATAACATTGCTGAGATTAGACCTGACttactgaagcaaccccagatcgtAACACTGCCTGTAGAGACTTGTACAGTAGCCATTATgtatactttttcttttcttttgtgagcttaaggaatcatttttaaacaCGAATTGATCACCATGTTACGCGCCGTATTTAAAGCTAAAGGTGGTTAAACAAAATCTTGGaggcgtgtttttttttttttttttttttggcctggcaGCGTACACACAATAAATTCAATTCTGAATCTacagaagtaaataaataacaaccaaCATGTTAAACACAATATTCAAGCACAAGAAAGATATGATATCAATCTCATAAGAACAATATTAATATAAGGATTATATAAGCAGATTAGCAGTGTACATAAAGTGAGGGTGTGTATCACACATGTATCACATGATTAGAAATTATGcatttgtacaatacacaatatacagtacagtacaaggtaTATTTGTAATGCAAACCACAATGTTTTTCATATAAGAAAAAACAATCTTCTAGAAAGAAGTTGATGTGTTTATACTGGTTAGTGTGCTCGAGTGTGAAGTAGGTCGTGATAAGTTTGCAAAGAGCATGGTGGTCTTTTCGCAGCAGATAGCAGGTGATCCTGGTGTGCTTTTATGAGGGTGATTGTGGGAGGAAAGGGACTGCTTCTGTGCCTGGAAGTTTTGGGGTACAGGTTTCTGTGGTACTTGCCAGAAGGGAGCACTTGCAAAAGGTTGTGTCCAGGACTGGAGAGATTCAATGACTGCAGTATAGAACTGGAAaagcagctcctgtggcagaCCGTACTTCCTCAGCTGGCGTACATCTTCTGCTGGGCCCTTTTGAGGATTGAGTATATGTTGAGCTACCACTTCAGGTCTTTTGAAATGGTGTTTCCGCAGAAACCTGACACATTCCACAGATGACACTTGGACTGTTGGATGTAGTGCCTGTTCAAGACTGGACTGCAACTCGCTCCTGAGAGGTCTGCCTGTGTGCACCACTTGTTTTCAACCTTcctaagttctcccacaccatcCCACTTCTCTgttccctgcactggcttcctgtagctgcgcgcatcaaattcaaaacgctgatgctcgcctacaaagctaaaaacggATCACCACCCACTAATCACACCCTGCAACGCATCGCGGTCCATCCGATCCTCCAGCGCTGCTCGGCTCGTCCCACTATCTCTAAAAGATAGAGGGATTCATACATCTacactgttttctgttctggttcCTAGCTGGTGGAATGAATTTCCCTTTCGATGGCTGGACGGCCGAGTCCCTGGCAAGCTTCAAGCGATGACTAAAGACCTAGAAATCTAGTCTTAGATATTTAGGTTAATCCCTCCCCCCCCAAAAGTGATTAAATGATGGTACTTACATCataaccagtgtaaggatctatccaatgacaaaACCTTCGAAGatggataaaagcatctgcgtaaatgtaaatgttgtgaAGCAAGACTAAATTCCATGGGTATCTCCACAGTTTTAAGtgtgttcagctccaggttgtaCTGACTGCACCAGACCAGCAACCACTCCACTTTTTGCCAAGACTCTTGGATGAATCCAATGatggtgtcatcagcaaacatCAGGAGTATAAAAGCTGGGTCTTTGGATGGCCAGTCAATAATCTGGGTTTCTTGTATTTCATGATTTTCTCCACTTGTTCTGTCCAGGTTTTTGAACCATGGGTCCATGATAGATGTTTTGTCTGTTACAGTGCTAGAAATCACAACGCACTATTATCACTCTTGCTATATTTGTAATTGAGTGCTCATAGTTATTAACCAGCAGTGTTGgaggacgttactttttaaagtaactaattacattacaaaattcctgtctttaaaaagtaatcagttacattacagcgttactttctgataaaagtaactagttcgagtacttttccattgcagaaatgaaaactcctttgtgattcctcatgcatgttgttttagtcaagacctttatacggtaattattctaccatcatcactcagcgaagtttggcccataatctgttaactccTAATACCCCTACTAATAAACCTACGCGGTTTTGCGTGGTGGATGTAAGTACGGTACGATACAAGTAAGAATCGGTTAAAACATCAAAAAACTGAGCATcctaaggggggaaaaaaaagagttctTTTGAACCTAACATGTTCAGGAAGAAACAAGTGTGTTCCACCCATTTGAATAATGAACCTGGTTCTTAAATAGATGCATTATGTTCAATGAGGTCTATGGAAATCATTTTACAATTAATTTCCTGGATTCACAGAGGTAAGGCGCATATCCTCTATATTGCTTTTCCATCCTATTGAAAACTGCAATACGTTTAAACAAGCATTATTTTCTAGCTTTGCTCTTTTGTCTtgcatttaagttttattttatttatttttgcagtaCAAGTATACTTCTTTTGCAGCTGCATGACTTTGAGAAATCTtgatcatttttatcttattctcATTCCACTGGTCGTGGTGAAGTGATGGCATCCAGTTTAGTAATGCTGGAGTAGAGCCAGTAATTGTCCTACATCTAGTGCATACACATGACACAACCCCTACTTTGTAAGACTTAGACATAGGGCCTACGCTCATTCTAACtgtactaataataattttacacagCTGTACTGAACGCACCaatttctgctttttattaCAGAGAACAACTGACGTCCACCACTAAACTCTTCACCATGCTTTTCTTCGTTCTCTGAGCGACCTTATTCCCTTAGCGATGGAGTAGATCTGTTCGAACACTTTCTCCCCCTGCGTCCTAAAGAGTTGGGTGCTCCCTGTAAGCACCACACTCGCTATGAGTGCAATGCCGGGCAATGGCCGAGCGGGGAGATCCATGTTCTCGAAGTTCCTTCTGCCGTTCAGACGACCGCGTCCGGAGCGGGTGATCTTGGCACGCAGCGAGAGCGTCCCCAGCGAGCATGTCATCAAAGTCACCATCACCGAGACGACAATTATTGAGGCTGACTCAGGCGTTTGGAATTCCAGGTCGCTGGCGTACCTCGGCCTGTGGTACTTCTTCAGCTTCTGTACGCTCTTTCTCAACAAGTACATCCTGTCTCTGCTGGAAGGAGAGCCGAGCGTCCTGGGTGAGTGATTTGCACCTCTGCAGAATTTCTGCACGCACGAATGAAGTTACTTGTTCACACCTTGTTGTTTTGAAACACCACGATTGTTGCGCGTTACAGGTCACTACAGCATGTCAGTGTAGGTATGTGAAGCCTCTGTTATTTGTGCACCGAAGGTATTAAAGACAGATGGGCGTAAGACGTCAACCATGCCTGTATTTACCACTTTGACATTTGTTAACTGCATGAGAAATCCTGAGTATAGTGTTATTTCTAAAGGTTGTTCATTTTAGTGCattaacaataaattaaataaaatgttgtttgGAATCGAGGTGAAAAGTATgtagaaagagaaataaattgaGTCTACCATATCACTATCAAATCCACAAATCTGATGAGATGGTAAAATCTGTGTGGTTGTGCTGTTCTAGGAAATGAATCTACtttttgtcttaaaaatattacagttatGCAACTAGGATGTTTTCTAcccttgttttttcattttgttcctCATAAAAGTCTAAAATGAAATCGCAGACGTCAAAGATTTTCCTGCGACAGAAGATTAACGGAGGCTTTATAAGGCGCAAGTGCAATACCAAATCTGCACAAAAAGTCACAAAACATGTGACCATATCAACTATTGTTACATGAcagcactttttattattattattataaggttTTTACTAGGCGTGTAGTGAAAAAGATTGGAAAAAGATTACAGAGAGTTAACTGCCAAGCATTTTGAATAACAAAACCGTCCTATTTCCTGCTTCACTTGAATCAAGTTCACAGGAAAATAGTATTTAGAGACGaatgagtttatttttttaaagcagtccaCCCTAAGTGCTGTTTCCTTTTGGACTTGTCATTTCTGACTTCAGTGCCTTCATAAACGAATGTCCTGTACAAACCTTACCACAAACTTGTGGTATAATATTCTATAGCAGCAGCTCGGAGAGAATTCCCAACTATAATTTATtacacaggtttatattttagattaaatTCGATTGGATTcaacttttttgtcattgtgcaaAATATATGCAAACAGCATGCAACCAGACATGTGTTACAGTAAGtggcatatttacaaaaaaaaaacagtgtggtAAGTGTGTACATGGGTCCATATAGGGGTGAGTGATTTAATGTACAGAAGGTGCAGAGGGTTTGTTGTATagggtaatgtacagtatacctcTACAAACATCTGCAGTAATGTAACGATGAATTATGGATGTTGCAAAGAAGCACAGCAGATAAAGCAGTGCAATATAGACTGATGGTGTAGTAGTGTATTTGTGAACATTCCATAATCAGGTGTTTAGTGTGGTAACCGCCACAGGCTTTTTGTGTAATCGCTGAAAACATTTCCAAAAGttacaaataaatgaatcaaaatATAATTGATATTACACAGTATGTgcagattgtgtgtgtatatagcaCAAGTACCATGTGTACGCACTGgactttttaaatatgtaaaataaataaaacactattaTGGCAAAGTCTTCTGCAAGGATACATATTGcatattcttatttattaaagagtACTTTACAGCCTTTTGAGGGAAGGCTGTTCCTTTAAGTTTCAGCATGGTGGTTTGTACAGTTTTCCCATGGGTCATCTTGATGGATACACAGTTTCTCAGCACACACTTCCATTTATCCACTATCTCAGCACCATGTGAAAGCTGTGGTGAAATCTCTGGTGTGTGCGTCTCTTGTGTATTAATAATTACCATGATATTATGTACAACACAGCACTGGCTTTTCATATAGCTGTAATTAATTTAGAGGTGATTTAAAATCAAGCTTTAAAAAACTGGGGTTGTGTGTGTCagatttcttaatttattttgagCAATTCATCAAGTGTTACTTCTTTGTCTATAAAAGTGAAATGTATAATATGTGTTTGGTGATCTATAGACCCTTTACCCTTGATAAATTAAGTGTCTGTATTCAACCGTGTCATTTTTCCCAACAAGTAAACTTCAAAAAGCAGCAGCTCTCTAGCTCCGTGCATAAAGCGTCGAGCACGTGTCCCTTGTGTGATTCCCAGCTCACGTTGTCTTTCAGGTGCTGTTCAGATGCTCTCCACCACAGTGATTGGCTGCATCAAGATGTTTGTGCCTTGTTGCCTGTACCAGCACAAATCCCGTGCTGAATACCCCCCCAACTTTCTCATGATCATGCTCTTCGTGGGATTAATGAGGTGTGCCTCACTACTGTTGTTGGTTTTTCCTATCCATCAGTTTTATTAAGAGGCTGTATGATGACCGCCAGTATTAGAAGGTTCAGGTTCCATCTGCTTTGCTTACGGCGCTTTGAAATCATCCATGTACCTTCCATACTGGGGGTAAAACTCCTAACTTACAATTgttaggatttatttatttatttatgtatttatttattagttttgcaCAATGCCTTTTTGTTGGTCAGTTTTTAGTTTTCGGAATTGATTCAAACTTTATTAATTAACTAAggataatcaaaatcaaattgaCAAATCGCAGAAATCTTATTATTCTGCATATTTACTGAAGAactttttattccttatatctCTGCCAACAGGATAAGTTGGGTCTAGGATTTCAGTTTGTACAAAAACATTCACTAAAAAAATGGAACAGTTCAGTTTTACCTTCGTAGTTTGTCACCTGgtatttaacatattttctaCAATATGATTCTcatggaaaaatattttttttttcccctttccctTTCACTTTCTGGTCAGGTTCACCACTGTGGTGTTGGGGCTGGTTAGTCTGAAAAGCGTAGCCGTGTCATTCGCTGAGACGGTGAAAAGCTCAGCGCCCATCTTTACCGTCATAATGTCCAGACTGATCCTGGGCGAATACACAGGTAACACAGGAATGCAATTTGAAATCAGTCACTATGCTAACAAAAAGGATGTTTACTGATTTGAGCCATCTGTCATATCAGTGTTCCTCTGCATTAATGATTAACAAATTATTGTCAGGTGTTACAGCATTGCATTAACTCTTGATTTATCTCTGATTCATTCAATATACTCTTAAAATGGAGCCATAAAAAACTGCACGAAGGCATCTTTGTGTACCAGAACTTTATAGAATGTTAGATATTGTTAAGCATTTGATGGGATGAATTAGTGGACGGTTAAATATCGACGCTTTTAATATTCATAAATTCATAAACAAATCATCTGTGTCTAACCACTGCTTTCTGCTTTCGTTTTAAGTTTAGCCGTTGAGCAAACAGGGCTGAGAGCTTCCTTAAATATTGTATTAACAAAACACATatgtttaagatttattttataataaattgatGTGCCTAAGAAGAAAAGAGTACTAATGAGGAAGATCGTTATTATGCTTTGATAAGACGTTTGATGCTTAAGAAGACactttatcatatttatattttcatctatggaccactgcacaaatcaatttaaataagacactcacgaagtcactttttatgcatatttgacaaatttctatttctattttcttttctatatttctatatttgttatattgatattttgttctcatttcactagttaatcttattttttaacatatttcttttattccagtatattttttgtacagcatattttactagttaatttttattcttaacgtatttcttttattcatatttattttcttatgtataagcttttattttttaaggtaactggcagttgtgtaagcatttcactgcatatcgtactgtgtatgactgtgtatgtgacgaataaaatttaaatttgaatttgataacaTGAGCTAACTTATCTTGAGGACATTATACAATATTCAAAAGCATGATGTCTAACTTAAATTCACGTCAGGCTGCACCACCCCACCATGGCGGTGGGTTGTTTTCCCACACCAGCACACCCTGAGGGttttataatttacattttttgtggaTAGATACTCTTCTTTAAATGCTGGCTTTGTTAAGAAGCCAGAGACGACAGCAGATCTCTGATTACAACAGGATGCATAGACAATAAACTCTGTGTACAGGAAAGTTGCAAATAATTATTGTGCCATAGATTTGACCTCATACATTGACAGCATGTTGTGTGTTTGATCAACAGGTCTTTGGGTGAACTTGTCTCTGTTCCCAGTAATGGCCGGTCTGGCGCTCTGTACGGCCACTGAAATCAGTTTCAATACGTTGGGCGTCTCTGCTGCTCTTTCCACCAACATCATGGACTGGTACATCTTCCAGAATCTTGTAGTGctcattaacaataaaaaaaaaaaaaacgtaatcaCTGATTTAAGtgctctgtttgtttgtttttttgttgttgttgttttgcattGCAGCTTACAGAATGTGTTTTCTAAGAAGCTGCTTAgtggagaaaaatataaattcagGTGAGTGTTTTGTATACTCAGTGTACTAGAATTATCTAAACATGCTGTATCAGAATTTAAGCCATGGACAACAATGAGCCACTTAAAAGAACTGATTGTTAAGACCTATATACCACTAAAccatcaagtcaagtcaaaccaagacttgtgaTAAGATTTACTTAAGACTTAAAGCACAGTACGAGACGAGACTCgaatgtaaaacatttgaacgctGCAAACCTTTAAAGCAGTCTGTATGACTGAGGTGGCTCTTATCCCACtacagtcgttcctgtgaacatttaggATTAAATGGCGAAACAAAAGTAGTTTTACTCATAATTAGTGGTGCTTAAAAAGCATCACTATTATTATCTCACAGGCTTAttgaaaattttttatttatttggcatGTAACAAGTCCTGTATTGTTTGTCGTAGGCCCATAAATGAGGTGTGGAATTATGCGGGCTATTTAGGAATGGGGTTGCCCTGCTGGGGCAAAAGTCCCTTAGACTTTGGTAACTTCCATAAGAACTTTGAAACTGCATGCATTATtctaacatgattagcatgtttctagctttatgctaacTATTTTAGCAGATTGTATTGCTATCATGATGCTAatatgattagcatgttgctagcgtGAGGCTAACAACATTAGAAtattgctagcattatgctaaatatattagcatgttgctagccaCATAATTAGCAAGTCGCTAACATGATGCTAGCGTGACTAGCATGTTGCAATGTTTTGctacggcaagcaccactcacagtttcttcagaaaatgtacctctctagttctgcacagtcaaaagtctcggtttgactagAACACTGGAATGGTTTGTGCAGGTTTTGAAACTCCACAAAACTACCAAACATTTTCTAATAGTAATCCAAATAGTATGTTGGATCTTTAGTACTTCTCTGGATTGATCATGTAGTAGCCAGTTTGTTGAATTGTAGattatttcaaaatgtgttgtgtttttgagCTCTGAATGCTGAAATAATTTATTGCAGccttttaaaatggaaaatgaTGAGCAGGGAACAAATAATAGCTAACAAAGGGCTTGTGTGGTGATGCTCCGTATAAGTTATGTATGTCGATATGTACACACAGGCATTTTTCAAAACATGTTCTTTCCTTCTTTGTTCTCAAAAAGTGTAAACACAACCTGAAAAGGTTCCCACAGGCATTGGACACAGGTGATGAAGTGTATGCTGCATACACT
This region of Clarias gariepinus isolate MV-2021 ecotype Netherlands chromosome 9, CGAR_prim_01v2, whole genome shotgun sequence genomic DNA includes:
- the LOC128529975 gene encoding solute carrier family 35 member E2A-like; protein product: MSAMPGNGRAGRSMFSKFLLPFRRPRPERVILARSESVPSEHVIKVTITETTIIEADSGVWNSRSLAYLGLWYFFSFCTLFLNKYILSLLEGEPSVLGAVQMLSTTVIGCIKMFVPCCLYQHKSRAEYPPNFLMIMLFVGLMRFTTVVLGLVSLKSVAVSFAETVKSSAPIFTVIMSRLILGEYTGLWVNLSLFPVMAGLALCTATEISFNTLGVSAALSTNIMDCLQNVFSKKLLSGEKYKFSPPELQFFTSAAGMIMLIPAWAFLMDIHLFGKSGQGLNLTQDIVVLLLCDGVLFHLQSVTAYALMGRISPVTFSVASTVKHAMSVWLSIIVFSNPITLLSAAGTVLVFLGVMLYNKAKQLQRDTLQALAQSADSDHRPLLQESNMKAAD